AATGGATCCAGTTGGATCAGGTCGTAGAGCAGATCCTCGACCAGTACAAGGTCTTGGCTCAATCCCGCGCGCTCACGATTGATAATCAGATCCCTGACAAAGCAGTCTATATGGACCCAGCGATTCTGAAATTGGTCCTCTCAAATGTCATCAGCAATGCCGTTAAGCATTCGGATGCCGGTGGAGAGATCCAGCTCCGGCTCGAAGAGGAAGGGACGCACTTGGCGGTTGAAAATACCAGCCAGGAAATGGTAGAGACCGCTGAGCTGCCTATGACCGCTAGCCACCAGAAGAAGGAAGGTGGCTTGGGACTCTTCGTGGTCCAACACTTGCTAGACCATGAGGAACTGGCCTACCAATTTGACAAAACGGCTATGGGCTTGCGCTTCCGTATGGAACTGCCCAAGGAGCCACAAGAATAAAAAGAGGCTGGGACAAAAGTCCTAGCCTTTCAATTATTTTTGGATTGTTTAGCAAGACGCAGTGGTTGAGTGGGCTCTACTACGCTGATTTCATCAGCTTTTACAGCCCTACTCAACTGTGCGGAGGTGGGACGACGAAATCGAATTCTAACGAATTACCGATTTCTGTCCCACTCTCTTGTATTTAATCAACCTTTTCTACCTTTAGTAACTGGCCGTGTTTTAATTCATAAATGGTATCCACATAGGTCAGGATAGAGCGGTCATGGGTCACCATGATGGCGCTCTTGTTTTTGGATTTGACTTCTTTTCGGATTAATTGGGCGATTTCTTGCCCTCGATCTGGGTCTAGGCTAGCCGTTGGTTCATCGGCTAAGATGACCTGTGGATTTCCGATGAAGGCTCGAGCAATGGCTGCCCGTTGCTTTTGTCCACCGGACATCTGATTTGGGTATTGGTGGTAACAAGCTTCGATACCCAGATCTGCCAACAAGGCTTTGACTTCCTCTTGGCGTTTTTTCTTGTCCTTTTCCCCTTTTAATTTGGCCACCAGTTCTAACTGGTCACCGATTTTCATATAGGAGAGGAGCTGGTGATCTTGAAAGATAAAGCCGAGCAATTCCAGCCGTTTTTGCGTCCATTGGCCTTGGTTGAGGCCGGTCAAGTCTTGGCCAGCGATACGAATCTGCCCCTCATCTGCTGACAAAAGCAAGCCAGCGATGGCTAAAAGCGTGGATTTACCAGATCCTGAAGGGCCCAAGATGGCGACGAATTCGTTGGGTTCGACGCTTAAATTAAGCTGGTTGAGGACATGGTGCATCTGGTTGCCATCGGCGTAAGATTTTCTGATATTTTCTAATTCGATAATGGCCATCTTATTCTCCATTTCCACCAATGACTTCGATTGGATCTACTTTTTTGATTTTAACAAGGGACAAGGCACCACACAAAATAGAAGTTAGGATAAAGCTAACCGAGATGGTGAGATTGTCCTTCAGGGTCATAAAGGAAGGGACGCTATTAGGTAAAAATGGCGCCATTATGGTTGCCAAGCCAAGCCCCAGCAGCACTCCAATGAGGGAGATGATGGTGAGCTGGGATAGTTGGACATAGGTAATCTGGCTCATGGACATGCCAATAGCCTTCAAGATACCGTACTGTTTCAACTTCTGCAGGGTGAGGATATAGAAGAAGACCCCAAGGATAGCAGAAGAAGCGAGTAAGAGAACCCACGTGATCATCCGTAGCGTCAGGTTTTGAGCCTTGTAGCCAGGGATTTTATCGATCACTTGCTTCTTATCCGCCACCATTAAGTTGCTGGCTAGATCGTTAGAAGGGATGTTTTTCTTAGTCACAAGGGTTTGGGCTTGCCATTGATAGCTTGGATCTGTTTTTTGTCGCATGCCTGTGTAGGTATCCGAGCTGATAAAACCAATCTCGCTGTAGCCGTATTTGGCATTTTTCGCGAAGGCCACGACCTTGAGTTTTTGCTTAGAAGTTTTGTCGATCACTTGATCGCCGACTTGGATCCCTTCATCCTCTTTGAAAGAACTGTCCAAAATGACCTCGTTTTTCTTTAGGTCGGAGATCTTGAGGTCTGTACCTTCCATGATTGGATTGAGGATCTCTTCTTCGTTGTGATCGGTCGCGAAGTAGGTGATATCCAGAGTATTGGAATCCTCTGTTTTTGAGACGGTTGCCCGCTGGATGGACAAACCCGAATAGCCCATTCCCTCTATCTTTTGGACCTCATCTAAATCCTTCACCGTAATAGTTGAAAAGGGGATAATCCCTTCTGAATCCGTCGAAAGGATGTAGTGCAGCGACCCATAGTTATCGATTTGGGCCGATACCGACCGCCCCAGTCCATTTGTCAGACCGGACAAGAACACCACCATAAACATGAGAATGGTAATGAGGAGTTCAATCAGGATAAACTTCTTGGGCTGGTATTTAATTTCATTCCATGCGATTTTCATATTCGTTCTCCTTTTAGCACGGAGGTGCTCAAGTAGCTTGGCACCTAAACATACTCTACCATCATACCACAAGTGGGGGGAGAATAGGGGGATGGTGTTTGGGGAGTATGAAGGAATCGGATTTGTTTCTCAATTATTAATTATTAATTGTTAATATATACAAAAAAGAGATATGCTATAGACAAACAAAAAAGCTTTGATTTCAAGGCTTTTTCCTGTTGATTTAGATGCCCCCTGCATGAAATCCTTCATTTTAGTGTAGAAGAAAATAGCAATAGAAGCTTGAAATTGAGGGGTTTTATTAAAATCTTTCTTCGAATAAAAGTGATTTGAAATACAACTTGGTACAAATAAACTTCAATTTTATGAACATATAAGTTTATAAAGTTTATAATTATATGTTTCCGAAAAACATATCTTTTTCAGAAAGTGGAACAATAAGCAAAAAAACAGCCCCAACGGTTGGGGCTGTTGGTGTTTCTGATGAAATATCTTAATCATTTCATTTTAAAATGTTCCAAAATAATTATTTCAACATTAATTTTTGATAATTTATACAAAAAAATTCTCAATGAGAAAAAATAGTTTGAAAAAATCTGTTTTTTTGTGTATAATGTACACAAAAAGATGAGGTGATTTAAATGGCTATTACAACTACAAAAGCAAGATTGAATCTAAGTATTGACTCTGAATTAAAACAGGAAGTTGGTGAGGTCTTGAAGGAGATTGGGCTTGACTATACTACAGCAATTAATTTATATTTCAATAAAATCAGACGTGATCGTAAAATTCCATTTGAACTTGAAGCACGAAAAAATTTAACTGTCGATGAATTTCTTGGTTCAAATTGGCGTGAAGGTTTGGAA
The Streptococcus parasanguinis genome window above contains:
- a CDS encoding ABC transporter ATP-binding protein, whose translation is MAIIELENIRKSYADGNQMHHVLNQLNLSVEPNEFVAILGPSGSGKSTLLAIAGLLLSADEGQIRIAGQDLTGLNQGQWTQKRLELLGFIFQDHQLLSYMKIGDQLELVAKLKGEKDKKKRQEEVKALLADLGIEACYHQYPNQMSGGQKQRAAIARAFIGNPQVILADEPTASLDPDRGQEIAQLIRKEVKSKNKSAIMVTHDRSILTYVDTIYELKHGQLLKVEKVD
- a CDS encoding ABC transporter permease, whose translation is MKIAWNEIKYQPKKFILIELLITILMFMVVFLSGLTNGLGRSVSAQIDNYGSLHYILSTDSEGIIPFSTITVKDLDEVQKIEGMGYSGLSIQRATVSKTEDSNTLDITYFATDHNEEEILNPIMEGTDLKISDLKKNEVILDSSFKEDEGIQVGDQVIDKTSKQKLKVVAFAKNAKYGYSEIGFISSDTYTGMRQKTDPSYQWQAQTLVTKKNIPSNDLASNLMVADKKQVIDKIPGYKAQNLTLRMITWVLLLASSAILGVFFYILTLQKLKQYGILKAIGMSMSQITYVQLSQLTIISLIGVLLGLGLATIMAPFLPNSVPSFMTLKDNLTISVSFILTSILCGALSLVKIKKVDPIEVIGGNGE
- a CDS encoding type II toxin-antitoxin system RelB/DinJ family antitoxin is translated as MAITTTKARLNLSIDSELKQEVGEVLKEIGLDYTTAINLYFNKIRRDRKIPFELEARKNLTVDEFLGSNWREGLENVEDGWD